In Streptomyces sp. NBC_01551, one DNA window encodes the following:
- a CDS encoding ABC transporter substrate-binding protein produces the protein MFIRTRCLQITAALASISLLAGCGLLSDDKGEAAQKIVVGTTSAPSTLDPAAAWDGSWELYRNVYQTLLAFPTGATKPQPDAAQNCEFTDSASESYRCTLKKGLKFSNGEPLDAKAVKYSLDRIKTISHKNGPKDLFGSLDKIEALDAHTVVFHLKAPDATFPFVLGSPAASLVAPKEYPADKVREDGKVVGSGPYVLQSYKEGSEAVLAKNESYAGFANRKNDAVTIRYFAESKQMVAALKNKEIDATYRGLSAAEIKDLQSPESHNEGVQVVENVGAEIRYLVFNPQDPQVNKLPVRKAIAQIIDRGTLVTKVYQGTAEPLYSMVPKGVVGHKTPFYDTYGHADVAKAKKTLKDAGITQPVDLTFWYTTDRYGASTADEFTEIKRQLDESGLFKITLRGQPWKTFQEGYKSGQYPVFGRGWFPDFPDPDNFIAPFVGKENAVGTPYEPAEILTDLLPKSRRESDRSAGAKEFEKAQEIFAQDVRLLPLWQGKLYVAAREDIAGAERSLDPQTAMQMWEMYRKTSW, from the coding sequence GTGTTCATCCGGACCAGATGCCTGCAGATCACTGCGGCCCTTGCGTCCATATCCCTGCTCGCCGGATGCGGCCTGCTGTCGGACGACAAGGGCGAAGCCGCTCAGAAGATCGTCGTCGGCACGACGAGCGCCCCGAGCACCCTCGATCCCGCGGCCGCCTGGGACGGTTCCTGGGAGCTGTACCGGAACGTCTACCAGACCCTGCTCGCGTTCCCCACGGGTGCCACCAAGCCCCAGCCGGACGCGGCCCAGAACTGCGAGTTCACCGACTCCGCCAGCGAGTCCTACCGCTGCACGCTGAAGAAGGGCCTCAAGTTCTCGAACGGGGAGCCGCTCGACGCCAAGGCGGTCAAGTACTCCCTGGACCGGATCAAGACCATCAGCCACAAGAACGGTCCCAAGGACCTGTTCGGCAGCCTGGACAAGATCGAGGCCCTCGACGCGCACACGGTCGTCTTCCACCTGAAGGCCCCGGACGCGACGTTCCCGTTCGTGCTCGGCTCCCCGGCGGCCTCCCTGGTCGCGCCGAAGGAGTACCCGGCCGACAAGGTGCGCGAGGACGGCAAGGTCGTCGGCTCCGGCCCGTACGTCCTCCAGTCGTACAAGGAGGGCAGCGAGGCGGTCCTCGCCAAGAACGAGAGCTACGCCGGTTTCGCGAACCGCAAGAACGACGCCGTCACCATCCGGTACTTCGCGGAGTCCAAGCAGATGGTCGCGGCGCTGAAGAACAAGGAGATCGACGCGACCTACCGAGGCCTGTCCGCCGCGGAGATCAAGGACCTCCAGAGCCCCGAGTCGCACAACGAGGGCGTCCAGGTCGTCGAGAACGTCGGCGCCGAGATCCGCTACCTGGTCTTCAACCCCCAGGACCCGCAGGTCAACAAGCTGCCGGTGCGCAAGGCGATCGCCCAGATCATCGACCGCGGGACGCTCGTCACCAAGGTCTACCAGGGCACGGCCGAGCCGCTTTACTCCATGGTCCCCAAGGGCGTCGTGGGCCACAAGACGCCCTTCTACGACACCTACGGCCACGCCGACGTCGCCAAGGCGAAGAAGACCCTCAAGGACGCCGGGATCACCCAGCCGGTGGACCTGACCTTCTGGTACACCACCGACCGCTACGGCGCCTCCACGGCGGACGAGTTCACCGAGATCAAGCGCCAGCTCGACGAGAGCGGCCTCTTCAAGATCACCCTGCGCGGACAGCCCTGGAAGACCTTCCAGGAGGGCTACAAGAGCGGGCAGTACCCGGTCTTCGGCCGCGGCTGGTTCCCCGACTTCCCAGACCCGGACAACTTCATCGCGCCGTTCGTCGGCAAGGAGAACGCGGTCGGCACCCCGTACGAGCCCGCCGAGATCCTCACCGACCTGCTGCCGAAGTCCCGCCGCGAGAGCGACCGCTCGGCCGGTGCCAAGGAGTTCGAGAAGGCGCAGGAGATCTTCGCCCAGGACGTCCGCCTGCTGCCGCTGTGGCAGGGCAAGCTGTACGTCGCCGCCCGCGAGGACATCGCCGGCGCCGAGCGGTCCCTGGACCCGCAGACCGCCATGCAGATGTGGGAGATGTACCGCAAGACCAGCTGGTAG
- a CDS encoding SDR family oxidoreductase yields MTDSTSTSTSSAGGGADSGKVALITGASRGIGYGVAEALVARGDRLCITGRNEEALKEAVERLGADRVIGVAGKAHDEAHQAIAVERTMEAFGRVDFLINNAGTNPVFGPIADLDLGVARKVFETNVISALGFAQRTWHAWQKDNGGAIVNIASIAGVSASPFIGAYGMSKAAMVNLTLQLAHEMAPGVRVNAIAPAVVKTKFAQALYEGREQEAAAAYPLGRLGVPEDIGGAAAFLTSAQAEWITGQTLVVDGGMFLNAGVH; encoded by the coding sequence ATGACGGACAGCACCAGCACCAGCACCAGCAGCGCGGGCGGCGGCGCGGACAGCGGCAAGGTCGCGCTGATCACCGGAGCCAGCCGCGGCATCGGCTACGGCGTCGCCGAGGCGCTCGTCGCGCGCGGCGACCGGCTCTGCATCACCGGACGCAACGAGGAGGCCCTCAAGGAGGCCGTGGAGCGCCTCGGGGCGGACCGGGTGATCGGGGTCGCCGGGAAGGCGCACGACGAGGCCCACCAGGCCATCGCCGTGGAGCGCACGATGGAGGCCTTCGGCCGGGTCGACTTCCTGATCAACAACGCGGGAACCAATCCGGTCTTCGGCCCGATCGCGGACCTTGACCTCGGCGTCGCCCGCAAGGTCTTCGAGACGAACGTGATCTCGGCGCTCGGCTTCGCCCAGCGCACCTGGCACGCCTGGCAGAAGGACAACGGCGGGGCGATCGTGAACATCGCCTCCATCGCCGGCGTCTCCGCCTCGCCCTTCATCGGCGCGTACGGGATGAGCAAGGCCGCGATGGTCAACCTCACCCTCCAGCTCGCCCACGAGATGGCGCCGGGCGTCCGGGTTAACGCGATCGCCCCCGCGGTGGTCAAGACGAAGTTCGCGCAGGCGCTCTACGAGGGCCGCGAGCAGGAGGCCGCGGCGGCCTACCCGCTCGGCCGGCTCGGCGTCCCGGAGGACATCGGCGGGGCCGCGGCGTTTCTCACATCTGCACAAGCGGAATGGATCACCGGGCAAACTCTGGTCGTCGACGGAGGAATGTTCCTCAATGCCGGTGTCCACTGA